In Malassezia vespertilionis chromosome 4, complete sequence, the DNA window TGGCGGTAAACACTGCGTAGGAGCTTTCGCTCGctggcatcgcgcacacCTTGCCTTTTTTGCTCGGCGAcgtgccaagcgccgtcATAACATCGCGCGCCCAGGGAAGCGCAACGGGCTTTGGCACCACGTCCAtccacgcacgccgagAAAAGGACGCGGTCCATGGctcgcacggcgcgtcgagcgccatAATGTCTCCAGCCACAGACACACGCAGAAAGCCGGGGCGGaagagcgtgccgcggAGTGTTTCAAGCGCGTCCACCACACGCTGGGGCTCGGcggccagctgcgcaacaatCTCGGGCACTTGTGTGGCCTGCGCCATGACCGAGTTCGCAAGCTGCGTAGagtcgtgcgctgcgtacagcatcgtgcgcgagagcgCCCAGCTGACCGCACGCCCGTCGCGCTTCTGCTCGGGAAGCGACTGCTGCAGCTTCGCAGCGACAATGCGCAGCCTGTCCAGGGAAAATTCGCTGCCCCAGAGGAGGTCACGGAGCCAGGCAATCGCGTCGCGGTactgcgtgcgctccacTTTGAACTCAATCGCGACATTCTCGGCAAAGCTGCTTCCAAGGCCTATCGCCACGTCGTACTCGAGCACGTCCTCGTCCAGCCTCTTTACCACCTCTTCGTAGCTCAGCTTTTCGCCGCTGCCGTCCAGACGCGTGATGGGGAGGGAAAAGAGCATGGAGAGGTAAAAGGAGAGGTACGCACGCAATGACTGGGGAATACATGCGGTGCTGAACACAAGCGTGATGAGCACAAATTGGGAGCTGACCTGGTCGAATTGGATAAAAAAGGGCGGCGGCGGGGCGTCTTTGTCGacatgcgcctgcaccgcctCGTCCTCTGCCGTGGCATTCGGCAGGCGCGCAGGGACGCCGGGAATGGAGGggccgacgcgcgctgTCGCCACCGGAATCCATGCAATCGTGCTGCTGTCGGGGATCGCAAAGTCTTGGAGCATGCGCGGAGGGATGGGCGCATCGTTTTCCCGGCGCGCACTATCGAGTGCTTtttcaagcgcgcgcttctctTGCGCGCTCCACGTCGCTTCGCGCTGTGCTACACGCGCCTTGGTCTCGTCTTTGAGCGCCACTGCCATGCTCGCAGAGGGGCGGCCCACGACAACGAGGCGTGCATTGTGGATAAAGTAGCGCTCCAAGAGGTCTGCCCAGTCACACGCAGAAAAGGCATCCATCGCATCGAATCGTTTCATATCGTCCATTGCCTCGGGCAGATTGCTCCCGTCGGAATGGCCGTACAAAAATTCATGGATGAGCACGTCGGAGAAACAGTCGGCAGGGCGCATTTCTAGCTGGCtcagcaggcgcaggcgctcgcggcgcaggaccatgtgcatgcgctgcatatCGACACCGTTTTCAACGAGGTCGCGCAGGACAGCAACAAGCTCCGCATCCAGCGTGTCCAGCTCCGCGGTCGGCACACTGCTAAAGATGACAGAAAGTATACTCGCCCCCGCACGCTCGGTCGTCATTACGCAGATATCCGTGCTCAGCGGCTTGTCGATTTCCACAAACGCACGCTGCAGTGGACTCACCGCAGAATCGGTAAGGTACGCACCAAGCAcatccagcgcatgcagtGCAAGATTGTTAGTGAGGGGTGGGCCTACCCATGAAATTTGCACCTCGCCCATACTCTCGTCCTTCTCGGGAAACTCGACAAACGCAcgccggcgcagcttgtcaAACACACCGTCTTTGGGAGGGtccgcatcgtccagcCCATCCATGTGTATCGCGGTGCCGTCAATCACGGGTGGTATCGCACTCCTTGTCTCGACAAACGGCCGCTTCCAGCCAGGGGGGCCAGGGGGGGCGTACGCGGTGCCGTTGGCAAGAAACATGGCGTCGACCTTTTCCAGTGTGTCGAACAGTGCTTCCCTGTCGAGTGGACCGCAgagcacaagcgccgcattgtgcggcgcatagTACTGGGCGTGGTAGTTGCGGATATCGTCGATGGtcagcacacgcagcgccgacaTCAACCCCCCCGTCTCGCTGCGGTAGCCAGACTGCGGAGGATAcagcatgcgctgcgtctTGAGCTCAAGCAAATCCCCACTTGTGTTCTCGCGGCCCTGCATCTCCGAGTACACCACACCAGCGTCTTCCAACTTGGGATTTACGTGGTATACTTCCGTGACAAATCCAGCATCGGTGAGGGTGGGGAAAAAGACATGGTCGCAATAGATTGGCAGCATACGCAGAAACCCTTCGGCACCTGCGGTCGTCAACGTATACGCAGTGTGATCATTCGCCGTCCACGCATTGGTTCCTTGCGCGAATGCTCGATTCGCGAGGCTGTCCAAAACACCTTTGTACGGATACCGGTTGCTGCCGAGGAAAAcgaggtgctcgagcgtATGGGGCACACCGCTATCCTCAAATATTTCCGTGGAAATGGTAATGTACGCATTCAGCAGGGGACTCTCAAAATTGGCCCACAGCACAGTGAGCCCACTCGCAGTACTCTGCCACTTCTCCACGACCATGTTCGGTGCgtagcgcagcggctcgcgcacaagcaacCTAAAGTTGCCATGCTGTTCCGCTGCACACTGCACACTATTTGCAACACACATTCGCCGTATGTGTCCTATTCGAGGGGGGGGCGGTCGGAGAAGAAGCCGGGAAAGAGCACAGAGCATCGACACGGCACGCCAAGGAGCGGTCGTGTAATGCACGTGATCCTTTACAGGGTCGTGCCCACTACGTAGCTAGCGCGCTACAGGTTGCGAACGGATATCTTTTCGGCCTCGGGGCCGTCAAACACAAGGGGAATGTCGCGGTCGGGCTTGCGCAAACGGTGGACATCTTCACGCTGGCGACGGTGCtcctcctcgcgctccCTCACACGCCGTTCCGTCGCACGGCGCCCTTCGAGGTAGTCTTCGGTTTCTTCGCGCGTCAGCTCCCAAAAGCGCACGTTGCCCGTGCTCAGCTTTTTCATCCACGGCGGTAAAACGCTGGATTCGACCGCCCATTGCTGGAAACGCGAAAGCTTTTTCGTCTCGAGGTCTTTGCTTACCAAGCGCTGGGGTGTAGAACCCCACGGGTCACGATCCGTGTACCAACCGGGAGGGTACACACGTCCTTTGGTCAACTTGATAATGATCCAGGGCACAATATTCAGGATCATGTAGGAAATGATGCCTGCAATGAGCCCATACGCAATGCTGTACATGAATGGAATGCCCATGATGGTCAAAAATGCGGGGATGGCATCGCCCATGTAGGACCAATTCACATCCCTTGAACTCGACATCATCATCGAACCAACTAACACAAGCAC includes these proteins:
- a CDS encoding uncharacterized protein (COG:O; MEROPS:MER0003909; BUSCO:EOG09260DFH; EggNog:ENOG503NV61) → MVVEKWQSTASGLTVLWANFESPLLNAYITISTEIFEDSGVPHTLEHLVFLGSNRYPYKGVLDSLANRAFAQGTNAWTANDHTAYTLTTAGAEGFLRMLPIYCDHVFFPTLTDAGFVTEVYHVNPKLEDAGVVYSEMQGRENTSGDLLELKTQRMLYPPQSGYRSETGGLMSALRVLTIDDIRNYHAQYYAPHNAALVLCGPLDREALFDTLEKVDAMFLANGTAYAPPGPPGWKRPFVETRSAIPPVIDGTAIHMDGLDDADPPKDGVFDKLRRRAFVEFPEKDESMGEVQISWVGPPLTNNLALHALDVLGAYLTDSAVSPLQRAFVEIDKPLSTDICVMTTERAGASILSVIFSSVPTAELDTLDAELVAVLRDLVENGVDMQRMHMVLRRERLRLLSQLEMRPADCFSDVLIHEFLYGHSDGSNLPEAMDDMKRFDAMDAFSACDWADLLERYFIHNARLVVVGRPSASMAVALKDETKARVAQREATWSAQEKRALEKALDSARRENDAPIPPRMLQDFAIPDSSTIAWIPVATARVGPSIPGVPARLPNATAEDEAVQAHVDKDAPPPPFFIQFDQVSSQFVLITLVFSTACIPQSLRAYLSFYLSMLFSLPITRLDGSGEKLSYEEVVKRLDEDVLEYDVAIGLGSSFAENVAIEFKVERTQYRDAIAWLRDLLWGSEFSLDRLRIVAAKLQQSLPEQKRDGRAVSWALSRTMLYAAHDSTQLANSVMAQATQVPEIVAQLAAEPQRVVDALETLRGTLFRPGFLRVSVAGDIMALDAPCEPWTASFSRRAWMDVVPKPVALPWARDVMTALGTSPSKKGKVCAMPASESSYAVFTAKGVAEYTDPDYAALVVTITILNAMESFLWRYIRGAGLAYGASIRNDPEARHLHFILYRSPDSVKAFVEGGKVLGALANQEESMQIDATMLESAKSSLHYSVADSEGTVGAAAMESFTDSVIKLVGKGRGHALLHDANQVTLDDVQRMLTRYILPLFDPATSVCAVACSTAKLESTQGELAKLGYDMEQITMPGTGDSDASDTSDGDASDTSDAESV